One Sodalinema gerasimenkoae IPPAS B-353 DNA segment encodes these proteins:
- the csx19 gene encoding type III-D CRISPR-associated protein Csx19: MTEKLYSWVSRSPMSLDQAIQTTQAQQMGANALLYSPQSCDLAQVQDGNVCGSDGQPLTLSHYFEARIFNETCEVRWLNENQGNGFLVILADSDLDLNSETFSCKETTLNSHLSQTYLLWGKAIRQVQPQGGWQRLAEARIGKLDVPLSQSLKKDQRVSLQSQEYLAEVDNFGNVAVIEERLVKLEVQ, encoded by the coding sequence ATGACAGAAAAATTATACAGTTGGGTCAGTCGATCGCCGATGTCCCTAGACCAAGCCATTCAGACAACTCAGGCGCAACAGATGGGGGCCAATGCCCTCCTCTACTCCCCCCAGTCCTGCGATCTCGCCCAAGTTCAAGACGGCAACGTCTGCGGTAGCGATGGTCAACCCCTAACCCTCAGCCACTACTTTGAAGCCCGAATTTTCAATGAAACCTGTGAAGTGCGTTGGCTAAATGAGAATCAGGGAAATGGGTTTCTCGTGATTCTCGCTGACAGTGATCTCGACCTCAATTCTGAGACATTCAGCTGCAAGGAAACCACCCTGAACAGTCATCTGAGTCAAACCTATCTTCTTTGGGGTAAAGCCATCCGCCAAGTTCAACCTCAAGGGGGCTGGCAACGCCTGGCCGAAGCCCGCATCGGCAAACTGGATGTACCCCTCAGCCAGTCGTTGAAAAAAGACCAACGGGTTTCTCTACAGTCTCAGGAATATCTTGCTGAGGTGGATAACTTTGGCAATGTTGCCGTCATTGAAGAACGTTTAGTTAAATTGGAGGTTCAGTAA
- the csx2 gene encoding TIGR02221 family CRISPR-associated protein produces the protein MKLLTFLGTGNYAQTTYTWEDKEVTTKYVAAAINDFFDIDTVQAFLTTEARDTHWMMFSKAVENAEEVFIPSGRSEEELWQIFEAVVNAVEPGETIVLDVTHSFRSIPLFVFLAGTYLQKSRNVKIGGVYYGAYERDRPRSPIFDLTPTLKFIDWLTATDKFLDTGSAKDLGQLLTNIQRDFYKQGRQKREPVSPRQLGGFGKRIQAISESIELVRPLKLMEETALLDKISYEDLQEDVGAFAQPFSLLLDKIQADYHQFALANPRDASSQETLRKQVDLLEWYIDKSLSAQAILLGRELTISVLCTALKFDYLGKTERQDVERGLNSLVDWRKDTQKPRPLALEGLVTMIPDLDLDWLSKFWSHLRDVRNDLAHTEMRSDSLSAAKMSEFVKKDLLKNIKMLMTILP, from the coding sequence ATGAAACTTCTAACTTTTCTAGGCACGGGAAATTACGCTCAAACCACCTATACTTGGGAAGACAAAGAGGTCACAACTAAGTATGTCGCGGCGGCCATCAATGATTTTTTCGACATTGACACCGTTCAAGCCTTTTTGACCACGGAAGCCCGAGACACTCATTGGATGATGTTCTCAAAAGCTGTGGAAAATGCTGAGGAGGTTTTTATTCCATCAGGTCGCTCTGAGGAGGAACTTTGGCAAATTTTTGAGGCGGTTGTGAATGCCGTGGAACCTGGGGAAACGATTGTTTTAGATGTAACGCATTCGTTCCGTTCCATTCCACTGTTTGTCTTCCTGGCGGGGACTTATTTGCAAAAGTCCCGTAATGTCAAGATTGGTGGCGTGTATTATGGGGCTTATGAACGCGATCGCCCGCGATCGCCCATTTTTGACCTCACCCCAACCCTCAAATTCATCGATTGGCTGACGGCGACGGATAAATTCCTCGATACCGGTTCTGCCAAAGATTTAGGTCAACTTCTGACCAATATCCAACGTGACTTTTACAAGCAGGGACGGCAAAAACGGGAACCGGTGAGTCCTCGTCAATTGGGTGGTTTTGGCAAACGAATTCAAGCGATTTCCGAAAGTATTGAGTTGGTTCGTCCTTTAAAACTCATGGAAGAAACGGCCCTTTTAGACAAAATTTCTTACGAAGATTTACAGGAAGATGTCGGTGCATTTGCCCAACCCTTTTCATTGTTGCTCGATAAAATTCAAGCCGATTATCATCAATTTGCTCTCGCTAACCCGCGAGACGCGAGTTCCCAAGAAACCTTACGTAAGCAAGTTGACTTGCTAGAGTGGTATATTGACAAATCGTTGAGTGCTCAGGCAATTTTACTGGGGCGAGAGTTAACCATTTCAGTCCTATGTACGGCACTGAAGTTTGACTACCTCGGCAAAACAGAACGTCAAGATGTTGAACGGGGTCTAAATTCTTTAGTCGACTGGCGAAAAGATACTCAAAAACCTCGCCCCCTAGCTTTAGAAGGTTTGGTCACGATGATCCCAGACTTAGACTTAGATTGGTTATCCAAATTTTGGTCACACCTTCGAGATGTCCGCAACGATTTAGCGCATACTGAGATGCGTTCAGATTCACTATCGGCTGCAAAAATGAGTGAATTTGTCAAGAAAGATTTGCTAAAAAACATCAAAATGCTTATGACAATTCTACCTTGA
- the nifE gene encoding nitrogenase iron-molybdenum cofactor biosynthesis protein NifE has translation MEPTVLKGRETQIYRKGKEPFAIECNKQSLAGAVSQRACVFCGSRVVLYPIADALHLVHGPVGCAVYTWDIRGALSSGPELHRLSFSTDLQERDVIFGGEEKLKNALLELIERYEPKAAFVYSTCIVGIIGDNLEAICNQVTEVTGIPVIPVQSEGFKGNKRAGYNAACKAMFRLVGTGNTSDISPHSINILGDFNLAGEIWIIRQYFEKMGVQVVANITGDGRVADISRSHGAALNVVQCSGATLDLAKMMQDTYGVPFERVSYFGVEDMAEALYKIARFFKDDPEILKRAQLLVREELSVLYPKLLEYRKDLEGKKAAIYVGGSFKAFSLVKAFRLLGMDVVMVGSQTGTKEDYEELQEITDEGTIIVDDSNPLELSSFLQEKDVDIFVGGVKERPIAYKLGLGFCDHNHERKEALEGFEGMLNFAREVHSTVMSPVWQFMPRRTG, from the coding sequence ATGGAACCGACTGTTCTCAAAGGTCGTGAAACGCAAATTTACCGTAAAGGCAAAGAACCATTTGCGATCGAATGCAACAAACAAAGCCTGGCCGGGGCAGTCAGCCAACGGGCCTGTGTCTTCTGCGGTTCACGGGTTGTCCTCTACCCCATCGCCGATGCCTTGCATCTCGTTCATGGTCCCGTCGGCTGTGCCGTCTATACCTGGGACATTCGCGGTGCGTTATCCTCGGGTCCTGAACTGCACCGCTTGAGTTTTTCGACGGATTTACAAGAACGAGATGTCATCTTTGGCGGGGAAGAGAAGCTCAAAAATGCACTTCTCGAACTGATTGAACGCTATGAACCTAAGGCGGCCTTTGTCTATTCAACTTGTATTGTGGGCATTATTGGCGACAACTTAGAAGCCATTTGCAATCAAGTGACAGAGGTAACCGGAATCCCCGTCATTCCCGTGCAATCCGAAGGCTTCAAGGGCAACAAACGGGCGGGATACAATGCCGCCTGTAAAGCCATGTTCCGCCTGGTGGGAACCGGTAACACCTCCGACATTTCCCCTCACAGTATTAACATCCTCGGAGACTTCAACCTAGCCGGAGAAATTTGGATTATCCGGCAATACTTCGAGAAAATGGGGGTTCAGGTGGTGGCCAACATCACCGGAGATGGTCGGGTAGCCGATATCTCGCGATCGCACGGTGCGGCCCTGAATGTGGTTCAATGTTCGGGAGCCACCTTAGACTTAGCTAAAATGATGCAAGACACCTACGGCGTTCCCTTTGAACGAGTCTCGTATTTTGGTGTCGAAGACATGGCAGAAGCCTTGTACAAAATTGCCCGCTTCTTCAAGGATGATCCAGAAATCCTCAAACGCGCCCAGCTTCTTGTCCGGGAAGAACTCTCAGTTCTCTATCCTAAACTGTTGGAATACCGGAAAGACTTAGAAGGGAAAAAAGCGGCAATTTATGTCGGCGGGTCGTTCAAAGCCTTCTCCCTAGTCAAAGCCTTCCGTCTCTTGGGGATGGATGTGGTGATGGTAGGGTCGCAAACGGGGACAAAAGAGGATTACGAAGAACTGCAAGAAATCACCGACGAAGGCACAATTATTGTCGATGATTCTAATCCCTTAGAACTGTCATCGTTTCTGCAAGAAAAGGATGTAGATATCTTCGTGGGTGGCGTAAAAGAACGTCCCATTGCCTACAAGTTAGGCTTAGGATTTTGCGACCACAATCACGAACGCAAGGAAGCCCTAGAAGGCTTTGAAGGAATGTTGAACTTCGCCCGAGAAGTTCACAGCACTGTGATGAGTCCAGTCTGGCAATTCATGCCCCGAAGAACAGGCTAA
- a CDS encoding Uma2 family endonuclease, whose protein sequence is MATAIVEVLSPSTEAFDRGEKFAAYQSLESLQEYVLINTEKQRVEMFRRGDGGVWTLESYTPVDGMFELKSLEFQGSFEALYEDVVFDADSSTLI, encoded by the coding sequence ATGGCAACGGCAATTGTTGAGGTGCTATCTCCCTCTACGGAAGCGTTTGATCGCGGTGAGAAGTTTGCTGCGTATCAAAGTTTAGAGAGTTTGCAAGAGTATGTGTTAATCAATACGGAGAAGCAACGAGTGGAGATGTTTCGGCGAGGGGACGGTGGGGTGTGGACGTTGGAAAGTTATACACCCGTTGACGGGATGTTTGAGTTAAAAAGTCTTGAGTTTCAGGGGAGTTTTGAGGCGTTGTATGAGGATGTGGTTTTTGATGCGGACTCATCGACTCTGATTTGA
- a CDS encoding radical SAM protein translates to MTTLNSTKTPLNLDQHPCFNPKIKGKFGRVHLPVAPKCNVQCNFCNRKYDCVNESRPGVTSKVLEPHQAAEYMAKILEKEPRITVAGIAGPGDPFANAWETLETMRLLRERFPDLILCLATNGMGLKAEHVEEIARIGVSHVTVTVNAIDPDIGAKVYRWFRDGNLVLRGRQGAERLLSRQMEAIRALKAADVVVKVNTVVIPGVNDIMRSKLPKPSPPWV, encoded by the coding sequence ATGACTACCCTAAACTCCACCAAAACCCCCTTAAACCTCGACCAACATCCCTGTTTTAACCCTAAAATTAAAGGGAAATTTGGGAGAGTGCACCTTCCCGTTGCCCCCAAATGCAACGTGCAATGCAACTTCTGCAATCGTAAATATGATTGCGTCAACGAAAGCCGTCCTGGTGTCACCAGTAAAGTCCTCGAACCCCATCAGGCGGCCGAGTACATGGCGAAAATCCTAGAGAAAGAACCCCGCATCACCGTCGCCGGAATTGCCGGGCCGGGGGACCCCTTTGCCAATGCTTGGGAAACCCTAGAAACCATGCGCCTGTTGCGAGAACGCTTCCCGGATTTAATCCTCTGTCTCGCCACGAATGGGATGGGATTAAAAGCAGAACACGTCGAAGAAATTGCCCGTATTGGGGTGTCTCATGTGACGGTGACTGTGAATGCGATCGATCCTGACATTGGTGCCAAAGTCTATCGCTGGTTCCGGGATGGAAACCTGGTGTTGCGCGGACGACAGGGGGCGGAACGCCTGTTGAGTCGTCAGATGGAGGCGATTCGGGCCTTGAAAGCTGCCGATGTGGTGGTGAAAGTCAACACCGTGGTGATTCCAGGGGTGAATGACATCATGCGATCGAAATTGCCGAAACCGTCGCCGCCATGGGTGTAG
- a CDS encoding NifB/NifX family molybdenum-iron cluster-binding protein has protein sequence MGVDLFNAMPMYPTPDTPFGVLPEPSPKEMAVLRRHAGEFITPMTHCTRCRADAVGLLGEDRSEEFRGCLTDCSTLPRKPEAERPYVAVATFEGVLVNEHLGDAVRLQIWQQTPDGFALVEERPTPERGMGPRRWKLLADQLQDCRALLVSGIGESPRQILRESGLLIVEMTGFMEAGLQTLYNGGDVTTLRGRNRSVGEKVCKGTGSGCG, from the coding sequence ATGGGTGTAGATTTATTCAACGCCATGCCCATGTATCCCACCCCAGACACTCCCTTTGGCGTTTTACCCGAACCCTCTCCCAAAGAAATGGCCGTCCTGCGTCGTCATGCTGGGGAGTTCATCACCCCCATGACCCACTGTACCCGTTGCCGCGCTGATGCCGTGGGCTTACTGGGTGAAGACCGTTCTGAGGAGTTCCGGGGCTGTCTCACGGACTGTTCCACCCTACCCCGCAAGCCGGAAGCCGAACGCCCCTACGTCGCCGTCGCCACCTTTGAAGGGGTGTTAGTCAACGAACATCTCGGCGACGCCGTGCGGTTACAGATTTGGCAACAAACCCCAGATGGTTTTGCCCTCGTGGAAGAACGACCCACCCCAGAACGGGGTATGGGGCCACGGCGTTGGAAACTGTTAGCTGACCAGTTACAAGACTGTCGCGCCCTCCTCGTCAGCGGGATTGGCGAGTCTCCCCGGCAGATTTTGCGGGAATCAGGACTCTTAATTGTCGAGATGACCGGATTCATGGAAGCCGGGTTACAAACCCTTTACAACGGCGGCGATGTCACGACGTTACGGGGTCGCAATCGTAGCGTCGGCGAGAAGGTCTGCAAAGGAACTGGAAGCGGCTGCGGCTAA
- the yidD gene encoding membrane protein insertion efficiency factor YidD translates to MTKTLNFPLISWLQSITLAPLERCSRSFLVALIDLYQTYISPRKGYSCAYRILHQGESCSCYVKNSLLETDLMTAISRSRQRFRDCHEAAKILTTSNKTCQNIQPQISVQYGQKPFKQYPRRTFLSYSISGFLVSFCSDGDNQAQCCSCCSQSICNMVFSSSQEERDIDCDVETEEDCLEEEIEEVEE, encoded by the coding sequence ATGACTAAAACCTTGAATTTCCCCCTAATCTCTTGGCTTCAGTCTATTACGTTAGCCCCCTTAGAACGCTGTAGCCGCAGCTTCCTCGTTGCCCTAATTGACCTATATCAAACGTATATTTCACCCCGAAAAGGCTACTCCTGTGCTTACCGAATTTTGCACCAAGGCGAGTCCTGTTCCTGTTATGTCAAAAACAGCCTCTTGGAGACGGATTTGATGACCGCAATTTCTCGCTCAAGACAGCGATTTCGGGATTGTCATGAGGCAGCCAAAATCCTCACAACTTCCAACAAGACGTGCCAAAATATACAGCCTCAAATCTCCGTCCAGTATGGTCAAAAACCGTTCAAACAATATCCTCGCCGCACGTTTCTATCGTATAGTATCTCTGGATTTTTGGTTTCATTTTGCTCAGATGGAGATAACCAGGCACAATGCTGTAGTTGTTGTTCCCAATCCATCTGTAACATGGTATTTTCTTCAAGTCAGGAAGAGCGGGATATCGATTGTGATGTCGAGACGGAAGAAGACTGTTTGGAGGAGGAGATTGAGGAGGTTGAGGAGTAG
- a CDS encoding nitrogenase component 1, whose protein sequence is MKHTAKLKTGHPYISTTNACKLCKPLGACIAFRGIEGTMPFLHGSQGCATYMRRYIISHFREPIDIASSSLSEKHAVYGGGSNLKLGLNNSIGKYAPNAVGVATTCLTETIGDDVSMLLREWRVDADAECPNPEIPVVNVSTASYSGTHMEGFHAVVRETIAQVALTDVPIPESADEDIKIGTKPLNLMPGFVSTADLRHLRDICEDFGLEPTILPDYSDTLDAPVMAEYEKLTSGGTSLQSIRHMPQAIASIEFGRVLSACGDTGGELLQEKADVPLYAMGMPIGVRESDRFFNTLSRVSHRPIPRRHDLERGRLLDAYADGHKYLFGKRAIVYGEEDLVVGLTAFLSEIGVQPVLCASGGSSGYLKDAIAAVTDGLLREAPQVRDDVDFFDIAQDALTLKPDFLIGNSKGYSFAREQGIPLIRVGFPIHDRMGGQRILHLGYRGSQNLFDLTVNAIIAKKQRDSPVGYGYI, encoded by the coding sequence ATGAAACACACCGCAAAACTCAAAACCGGTCATCCCTATATTTCCACAACCAATGCCTGCAAACTTTGCAAACCCCTTGGGGCTTGTATTGCCTTTCGGGGGATTGAAGGAACGATGCCGTTTCTGCATGGGTCTCAGGGTTGTGCGACCTATATGCGTCGCTATATTATCAGCCATTTCCGTGAACCCATCGACATCGCCTCCTCTTCTCTGAGTGAGAAACACGCCGTGTATGGCGGGGGGTCTAACCTCAAATTGGGGTTAAACAACTCCATTGGTAAATACGCTCCGAACGCCGTTGGCGTGGCGACGACCTGTTTAACAGAAACCATCGGCGATGATGTGAGTATGTTGTTGCGGGAATGGCGTGTTGATGCTGATGCTGAATGTCCCAATCCTGAGATTCCGGTTGTTAACGTTTCCACCGCCAGCTATTCCGGGACTCATATGGAAGGGTTTCATGCCGTTGTGCGGGAGACCATCGCCCAAGTTGCCCTAACGGATGTTCCCATTCCCGAATCTGCGGATGAAGACATTAAAATTGGCACGAAACCTCTGAATCTGATGCCGGGATTTGTCTCGACGGCGGATTTACGTCATCTGCGGGATATCTGCGAGGACTTTGGCTTAGAACCGACGATTCTGCCGGACTATTCTGATACTCTTGATGCCCCCGTGATGGCGGAATATGAGAAACTCACATCTGGAGGAACCTCCCTCCAATCGATTCGCCATATGCCTCAGGCGATCGCCTCGATTGAGTTTGGCCGCGTTCTCTCGGCCTGTGGCGATACGGGGGGTGAACTGTTGCAAGAGAAGGCCGATGTGCCTCTCTATGCAATGGGAATGCCGATTGGGGTGCGCGAGAGCGATCGCTTTTTCAACACCCTCTCGCGAGTGAGTCATCGCCCCATCCCCCGCCGCCACGACCTAGAACGGGGTCGTCTCCTGGATGCCTATGCCGATGGCCATAAGTATCTCTTTGGCAAACGGGCAATTGTCTACGGCGAAGAAGACCTGGTGGTGGGCTTAACGGCCTTTCTCTCAGAAATTGGTGTTCAGCCCGTTCTCTGCGCCTCTGGGGGGTCGAGTGGCTATCTCAAAGATGCGATCGCCGCCGTCACCGATGGACTGCTACGAGAAGCCCCCCAAGTCCGAGACGACGTAGATTTCTTCGACATTGCCCAAGATGCCCTCACCCTGAAGCCGGACTTTCTCATCGGCAACAGCAAAGGCTACAGCTTCGCCCGCGAACAAGGAATCCCCCTAATTCGCGTCGGCTTCCCCATCCACGATCGCATGGGCGGACAACGCATCCTCCATCTCGGCTATCGGGGCAGCCAAAACCTCTTTGATTTAACGGTAAACGCCATCATCGCCAAAAAACAACGGGACTCCCCCGTTGGCTACGGCTATATCTAA
- a CDS encoding RAMP superfamily CRISPR-associated protein: MARQIHNRWSITGELKAQTPIHIGGVGGDADTDLALAVNGRGQYYLPGTSLAGAFRSWMTRLPNQDDASIKSIWGDHETKDYGASQIIIDDAKIQTRKPIEIREGVGIDRHSGTAAERFKYSRAILPKGVSFALNLTFDSQTNDDPIALWQLLNALQNGDIRIGAAKTRGLGRVKLENLNIHRQDLSHAAGLFNSLLDGGTPQPWTDLEAKAAYEMPLSLDFQIAWTPRDPVMVKAEADGIAVDMLPLVSQVDSGVRFVIPGSSLKGVLRSHAERIIRTVCQTPTGEDFADQIHLNLINEIFGAASKKAQKQGQMGILFLDDCYGTLPISEDGWFNVERATDLHDGFKSQLQTAVGTKPYQKLQPAVHVAIDRWTGGAAEGMLYSVLEPIGVEWDPIGIQVDLARLEEWSPDQVQPAVALLLLVLRDFANRKIPIGYGTNRGMGTVAVTDMTLQVQGDSDIPGLAGELSLGPDFSQLSDDLRLELSVAWQDWIEQNQTKGAA, encoded by the coding sequence ATGGCACGACAAATTCACAACCGCTGGAGTATCACCGGCGAACTCAAAGCCCAAACCCCCATCCATATCGGAGGCGTTGGCGGCGACGCCGACACCGACCTAGCCCTGGCCGTCAACGGTCGCGGTCAATACTACCTCCCCGGAACCAGTCTCGCCGGCGCCTTCCGCAGTTGGATGACCCGATTACCCAATCAAGATGACGCATCCATCAAAAGCATCTGGGGCGACCATGAAACCAAAGATTATGGGGCCAGCCAGATTATCATCGACGACGCCAAAATCCAGACCCGCAAACCCATCGAAATTCGCGAAGGAGTAGGCATTGACCGCCACAGCGGAACCGCCGCCGAACGGTTCAAATACAGCCGCGCCATCCTCCCCAAAGGGGTCAGTTTCGCCCTTAACCTCACCTTTGACAGCCAAACCAACGACGACCCCATTGCCCTCTGGCAACTCCTCAACGCCCTCCAAAACGGAGATATCCGCATCGGCGCCGCCAAAACTCGCGGCTTAGGACGGGTCAAACTGGAAAATCTGAACATCCACCGCCAAGATCTCAGTCATGCCGCAGGTCTATTCAACAGCCTCCTCGACGGTGGAACCCCGCAACCCTGGACAGACCTCGAAGCCAAAGCCGCCTACGAGATGCCCCTGTCCCTGGACTTTCAAATCGCCTGGACGCCCCGAGACCCGGTCATGGTGAAAGCCGAAGCCGACGGGATTGCGGTAGATATGTTACCCCTCGTCAGTCAAGTCGACTCAGGCGTACGCTTCGTCATTCCCGGAAGTTCCCTCAAAGGAGTCCTGCGGTCCCACGCCGAACGGATTATCCGCACCGTCTGCCAAACCCCCACCGGAGAAGACTTTGCCGACCAAATCCACCTCAATCTCATCAACGAGATTTTTGGGGCAGCATCTAAGAAGGCCCAAAAACAAGGTCAAATGGGGATTCTCTTCCTCGATGACTGTTACGGAACCCTCCCCATCTCCGAAGACGGTTGGTTCAACGTCGAACGGGCTACAGACTTACATGATGGCTTCAAGTCCCAACTGCAAACCGCCGTCGGGACGAAACCCTATCAGAAACTCCAGCCCGCCGTCCATGTGGCCATTGACCGCTGGACAGGGGGTGCAGCGGAGGGGATGTTGTACAGCGTCCTAGAACCGATTGGTGTCGAGTGGGACCCCATTGGCATTCAGGTCGATTTAGCGCGACTGGAGGAATGGTCTCCTGACCAAGTGCAACCGGCCGTTGCCCTGTTGTTACTGGTCTTACGGGACTTTGCCAACCGCAAGATTCCCATCGGTTACGGCACCAATCGCGGCATGGGAACCGTCGCCGTCACGGACATGACCCTTCAGGTTCAGGGAGACAGCGACATCCCCGGACTGGCGGGAGAACTCAGCCTAGGACCCGATTTTTCCCAACTCAGCGACGACTTACGTTTGGAATTAAGCGTCGCCTGGCAAGACTGGATTGAACAAAACCAAACGAAAGGTGCAGCATGA
- a CDS encoding TIGR03986 family type III CRISPR-associated RAMP protein, which yields MSVLKGELRVGNNGSIQLRFQDENQTNKTIGIGNKILTKSFYNTYQENPQALDRLEVEFELDNNQPCRVREVGGVFRDTPKPKTVRPQWFHNPYNFVPALPRNNIAGELGDRKPIGHGRYHTNHWTGRIAVKLTTITPLLIPDASEMEEDAQGHKTFPTRLDAQGKPYLPPTSLRGMLRSAYEAVTNSRLSVLDPHDMRLAYRMPAKMGLEMVPARIENNEIKLYPGTSGIGSDGHPQGPMYAAWLPFYNRNSTKPHRKLTYPDGSLPQHGDAVDFWAEKFDRQNPSGASVFSYWKVRKIVKSGGNLGTAPNRSSGSGRHQSVGQELRQFSGFVYITNKNIDGKHDERVFFSQNAPISCPLSNDLRTKWKELITNYQEIHKDDLRKGWTSPPALNNSCWSRQVISGAAERQLREESLCYAKTRNSGQGCQVDELYPVMITRGLFNQAPISLLHSSLKPATQADKSQLSPADRVFGWVNQQGKGSYKGQLRIHSVTCQSNNPLDDFSRTPVPLAILGQPKPQQARFYNAQDRQGTPLNQGGSKDSGYKSSNQGLRGRKVYPHHQGLPNGYWDNPQQDNTQNAVQGHYQEYRRPQQNGVEQKDDQNRSLKSWVKVGTEFTFDIDVVNLSEVELGGLLYLLTLPDIHFHRLGGGKPLGFGSVRLDLIESETDLRPGQDWSEFYQTLLPDEVVVKPINVSQCVKAYQKSVEAAYGGDFEDVRFVAAFCRAAKGFNDRAAVRYPRVTPHPTPEGEAFKWFVENERESKNESGMKLTLPDLADPAPDSFPIQPTTQS from the coding sequence ATGTCTGTATTAAAAGGTGAGTTGAGAGTTGGAAACAACGGGTCAATTCAATTAAGGTTTCAAGACGAAAACCAAACCAATAAAACAATTGGGATTGGCAATAAAATCCTCACAAAATCCTTCTACAACACCTATCAAGAAAATCCCCAAGCCCTGGATAGGCTAGAGGTCGAGTTTGAACTAGACAACAACCAACCCTGTCGAGTTCGAGAAGTGGGTGGAGTCTTTCGGGATACTCCAAAACCTAAAACCGTTAGGCCCCAGTGGTTTCACAATCCCTATAACTTTGTCCCTGCCTTACCTCGGAATAATATAGCCGGGGAGTTGGGCGATCGCAAACCCATCGGTCATGGTCGTTACCACACCAACCACTGGACAGGACGCATCGCCGTCAAACTCACCACTATCACCCCCCTCCTCATTCCCGACGCTTCCGAGATGGAGGAAGATGCACAAGGTCATAAAACCTTCCCCACCCGTCTCGACGCCCAAGGGAAACCCTACCTTCCCCCCACCTCCCTGAGAGGGATGTTGCGGTCCGCCTACGAAGCCGTCACCAACTCTCGCCTCTCCGTCCTCGACCCTCATGATATGCGGTTAGCCTATCGAATGCCTGCCAAAATGGGCTTAGAGATGGTTCCCGCCCGCATTGAAAACAACGAAATCAAGTTGTATCCCGGCACATCCGGCATTGGTTCTGATGGTCATCCTCAGGGTCCCATGTATGCTGCCTGGCTTCCCTTTTATAATCGCAACAGCACCAAGCCCCACCGTAAACTCACCTACCCCGATGGGTCTTTGCCTCAACATGGGGATGCCGTAGATTTTTGGGCAGAAAAGTTTGACAGACAAAACCCTAGTGGCGCGTCAGTTTTCTCCTATTGGAAAGTTCGTAAAATCGTCAAATCTGGAGGAAACCTCGGGACTGCCCCCAATCGATCATCAGGTTCGGGACGTCACCAATCAGTTGGACAAGAACTCCGTCAATTTTCTGGATTTGTCTATATCACCAACAAAAACATTGATGGCAAACATGATGAACGAGTCTTTTTTAGTCAAAATGCTCCCATTTCTTGTCCTCTGTCTAATGACCTGAGAACTAAATGGAAAGAACTCATCACCAACTATCAGGAAATTCACAAAGACGACCTTCGTAAAGGCTGGACATCTCCCCCCGCCCTCAACAATTCCTGTTGGTCGCGACAGGTAATTAGTGGGGCCGCTGAACGCCAGTTACGTGAGGAGTCACTCTGCTATGCCAAAACCCGCAATTCGGGTCAAGGCTGTCAAGTGGACGAACTCTATCCCGTCATGATTACTCGGGGACTGTTCAACCAAGCCCCCATCTCACTACTACATTCAAGTCTCAAGCCGGCTACCCAAGCCGACAAAAGCCAACTTTCTCCAGCAGACCGAGTTTTCGGCTGGGTTAACCAACAAGGTAAAGGGTCTTACAAAGGACAACTACGGATTCATAGCGTCACCTGTCAAAGCAATAACCCCCTTGATGACTTCAGCCGTACTCCCGTCCCCCTCGCTATCCTCGGACAACCCAAACCCCAACAGGCGCGATTTTACAACGCCCAAGACCGCCAAGGAACGCCCCTCAATCAAGGCGGTTCCAAAGACAGCGGTTACAAATCCAGCAATCAAGGTTTACGAGGTCGGAAAGTCTATCCTCACCATCAAGGACTCCCCAACGGTTACTGGGATAATCCCCAGCAAGATAATACCCAAAACGCCGTTCAAGGTCATTACCAAGAATACCGCCGTCCCCAACAAAACGGAGTGGAACAAAAAGACGACCAAAATCGGTCTCTGAAAAGCTGGGTCAAAGTGGGGACTGAGTTTACCTTCGATATTGATGTGGTGAATTTATCCGAGGTAGAACTCGGCGGCTTGTTGTATCTCTTGACCCTCCCGGACATTCATTTCCATCGTTTAGGAGGTGGAAAGCCTCTAGGTTTTGGCAGTGTCCGGCTAGATTTAATCGAGTCCGAGACGGATTTACGTCCCGGTCAGGATTGGTCGGAGTTTTATCAAACCCTACTCCCCGATGAGGTCGTGGTTAAACCCATCAATGTCAGTCAATGTGTGAAAGCCTATCAAAAATCCGTAGAAGCTGCCTATGGCGGAGACTTTGAGGATGTACGCTTTGTTGCGGCCTTCTGTCGTGCAGCGAAAGGCTTTAATGATAGGGCTGCGGTTCGCTATCCACGAGTGACTCCACATCCGACTCCTGAAGGGGAAGCGTTCAAGTGGTTTGTAGAGAATGAACGAGAAAGCAAAAATGAATCGGGAATGAAACTGACGCTTCCAGATTTAGCGGATCCCGCTCCTGACAGTTTCCCAATTCAGCCAACAACTCAATCTTAA